The proteins below come from a single Xyrauchen texanus isolate HMW12.3.18 chromosome 1, RBS_HiC_50CHRs, whole genome shotgun sequence genomic window:
- the LOC127628161 gene encoding sonic hedgehog protein-like, protein MRFMTRVALVSLVSLSLVLSGLACGPGRGYGRRRHPKKLTPLSYKQFIPNVAEKTLGASGRYEGKITRNSERFKELTPNYNPDIIFKDEENTGADRLMTQRCKDKLNSLAISVMNQWPGVKLRVTEGWDEDGHHFEESLHYEGRAVDITTSDRDKSKYGTLSRLAVEAGFDWVYYESKAHIHCSVKAENSVAAKSGGCFPGSALVTMKDGGQKPLRDLNPGDKVLAADSAGNLVYSDFIMFTDRDSTTRRVFYVIETKEPVEKITLTAAHLLFVLDNSTDDLHTMNAAFASSVNPGQKVMVVDESGQLKSVIVDRIYTEEHQGSFAPVTADGTIVVDRVLASCYAVIEDHCLAHLAFAPVRLYYDVSSVIFSEDFINQSDATLQQEGVHWYSKLLYQMGTWLLDGHMLHPLGMSVNSS, encoded by the exons ATGCGGTTTATGACGAGAGTGGCGCTGGTGTCTCTTGTCAGTCTGTCCTTGGTGCTGTCCGGACTGGCCTGCGGTCCTGGCAGAGGCTACGGCAGAAGAAGACATCCGAAGAAACTGACACCTCTCTCTTACAAGCAGTTCATACCTAATGTCGCGGAAAAGACCTTAGGGGCCAGTGGCAGATACGAGGGCAAGATCACGCGAAATTCGGAGAGATTTAAAGAACTTACTCCAAATTACAATCCCGACATTATCTTTAAGGATGAGGAGAACACAGGCGCGGACAGACTCATGACACAG AGATGCAAAGACAAGCTGAACTCACTGGCCATCTCTGTAATGAACCAGTGGCCAGGGGTTAAGCTGCGTGTAACAGAGGGCTGGGATGAGGATGGTCATCATTTTGAAGAATCACTCCACTACGAGGGAAGAGCTGTTGATATCACCACGTCTGATCGAGACAAGAGCAAATATGGGACACTCTCTCGTTTAGCTGTGGAGGCTGGATTTGACTGGGTCTATTATGAGTCCAAAGCCCACATCCATTGCTCTGTCAAAGCAG AAAACTCGGTTGCCGCAAAATCTGGAGGCTGCTTCCCGGGGTCGGCTTTGGTCACGATGAAAGACGGAGGACAGAAGCCCCTGAGAGACCTGAACCCCGGTGACAAGGTGCTGGCGGCGGACAGCGCGGGAAACCTCGTGTACAGTGACTTCATCATGTTCACGGACCGAGACTCGACGACGCGACGTGTTTTTTACGTCATAGAAACTAAAGAACCCGTTGAAAAGATCACCCTCACCGCAGCTCACCTCCTGTTTGTCCTCGACAACTCAACGGATGATCTCCACACCATGAACGCCGCGTTTGCCAGCAGTGTCAATCCTGGACAAAAGGTGATGGTTGTTGATGAAAGCGGTCAACTTAAATCTGTCATCGTCGACCGGATATACACGGAGGAGCACCAGGGCTCGTTCGCACCAGTGACTGCTGATGGAACCATTGTCGTCGACCGAGTACTGGCGTCTTGTTACGCGGTAATAGAGGACCACTGTCTCGCGCATTTGGCCTTCGCGCCAGTCAGACTATATTATGACGTGTCATCAGTAATATTTTCAGAAGACTTCATCAATCAGTCCGATGCGACTTTACAACAAGAGGGAGTCCACTGGTACTCTAAGCTCCTTTATCAAATGGGAACGTGGCTTTTGGATGGTCACATGCTTCATCCTTTGGGGATGTCAGTAAACTCGAGCTGA